A single genomic interval of Chryseobacterium paludis harbors:
- a CDS encoding DUF2079 domain-containing protein, translating into MSERTNKLPIYAVIFTVIFKLLFLLTHHIQEDAFITWRVAQNLMDYGVIGFNGETRISASTTHLYVFVSYLFNLIFGKEYFIEPLLIFNSILFTIGSLFLSHLLLKNPWHKAIFIFLFGILPPSIKISILGMEYGILFFLEMALLYYGFKKEKKWAFIVLPILILFTRIDTVIFLGIVFLIDIFWNKKIRWSYIIGGVLGVSVALAFNWFYFGEWVNNTIVAKKLLYDKNFTFSQDVEYFMTNYGNFWGMLKLPGNFNPFTILVLIFELVCFIFLIRQKEKRNYFLWMIFLFGWVKQLIFLSQKSLFDWYYWVPQILLFVPVLIFVLEQKVKRNLWLFLLIIIYILPMLLFQTIHSIATGNGEWNYRRSIGISLNFYEKDKKQWILLEPAGYIPYFSGLKTIDEVGLVDKKIQSEIKKDKAHYWINTVKNRKPKYLLSYNDLFKTPDAEYYKTHYRLLEEFRIKDHLKSDNTILEKIYKLKPSGTDYNLYVRIKN; encoded by the coding sequence ATGTCAGAAAGAACAAATAAACTCCCAATTTATGCTGTAATTTTTACAGTTATTTTTAAGCTCCTCTTTTTATTGACGCACCATATTCAGGAAGACGCATTCATCACCTGGAGAGTTGCTCAAAACCTAATGGATTATGGGGTGATTGGATTTAATGGCGAAACCAGAATTTCAGCGTCAACAACCCATTTATATGTTTTTGTTTCTTATCTGTTCAATCTTATATTTGGGAAAGAATATTTCATTGAACCTCTTCTTATTTTTAATTCAATTCTTTTCACAATAGGGAGTTTGTTTTTATCTCATTTACTCCTAAAAAATCCCTGGCATAAAGCAATTTTTATTTTCCTGTTTGGGATATTACCGCCTTCTATAAAAATTTCTATCCTGGGCATGGAATATGGGATTCTCTTCTTTTTAGAAATGGCTTTGCTGTATTATGGGTTTAAAAAAGAAAAAAAATGGGCGTTTATAGTACTTCCAATACTGATCTTATTTACAAGAATTGATACCGTAATTTTCCTGGGAATCGTTTTTTTAATTGATATTTTCTGGAATAAAAAAATAAGATGGAGCTATATCATAGGTGGTGTATTAGGTGTTTCTGTTGCCCTTGCTTTTAACTGGTTTTATTTCGGCGAATGGGTTAATAATACCATTGTTGCCAAAAAACTTCTTTACGACAAGAATTTTACATTTAGCCAGGATGTGGAATATTTTATGACCAATTACGGAAACTTCTGGGGGATGTTAAAATTACCTGGAAATTTCAATCCATTCACCATACTTGTTCTGATCTTTGAACTGGTTTGTTTTATATTTCTGATCCGTCAGAAAGAAAAAAGAAATTATTTTCTATGGATGATCTTTCTTTTCGGTTGGGTAAAACAATTGATCTTTCTGTCCCAAAAAAGTCTTTTTGACTGGTATTACTGGGTTCCGCAGATCTTACTTTTTGTTCCTGTTTTAATATTTGTATTGGAGCAAAAGGTTAAAAGAAACCTATGGCTGTTTCTGCTAATTATCATCTATATTCTGCCCATGTTGCTTTTTCAGACTATTCATTCTATTGCAACAGGAAATGGGGAATGGAATTACAGAAGGTCAATTGGAATATCTCTAAACTTTTATGAGAAAGATAAAAAGCAATGGATATTATTGGAACCGGCAGGATATATTCCTTATTTCTCGGGATTAAAGACCATTGATGAAGTAGGATTGGTAGATAAGAAGATTCAGAGTGAAATAAAGAAGGATAAAGCACATTACTGGATTAATACCGTAAAAAACAGGAAACCAAAATATCTGCTTTCGTACAATGATTTATTTAAGACTCCGGATGCTGAATATTATAAGACCCACTATAGATTATTAGAAGAATTCAGAATTAAGGATCATCTTAAAAGTGACAATACAATTCTTGAAAAGATTTATAAGCTGAAACCTTCGGGAACGGATTATAATTTATATGTGAGAATTAAGAATTGA
- the kdsA gene encoding 3-deoxy-8-phosphooctulonate synthase — protein sequence MIQYLDNIQHKDSKNFFLTAGPCIIEGEDMALKIAEKIIEITNKYNIPYIFKGSFKKANRSRVDSFTTIGEEKSLEILKKVGETFNIPTTTDIHENEHAALAAQYVDVLQIPAFLVRQTDLLVAAAETGKCVTLKKGQFLSPESMKFAVQKITDSNNQKVAIIERGNSFGYTDLIVDYRGIPTMRQYAPVILDVTHSLQQPNQNSGVTGGRPDLIETIAKAGIAVGADGLFIETHPTPETALSDGANMLRLDLLEDLLQKLTRIRESIL from the coding sequence ATGATTCAGTATTTAGATAATATCCAACACAAAGATTCAAAAAACTTTTTTCTTACAGCAGGTCCTTGTATTATTGAAGGGGAAGATATGGCGTTGAAGATTGCAGAGAAGATAATAGAAATTACCAATAAATATAACATTCCATATATTTTTAAAGGAAGCTTTAAGAAAGCTAACAGAAGTAGAGTAGATTCATTTACTACTATTGGTGAGGAAAAATCTTTAGAAATTCTAAAAAAAGTTGGAGAGACTTTTAATATTCCAACCACTACAGATATTCATGAAAATGAGCACGCAGCTTTAGCGGCTCAGTATGTAGATGTTTTACAGATCCCTGCATTTCTAGTACGTCAGACCGATCTATTGGTTGCTGCAGCAGAAACAGGAAAATGTGTTACCTTGAAAAAAGGACAATTCCTTTCTCCGGAATCCATGAAATTTGCTGTTCAGAAAATAACGGATTCTAATAATCAGAAAGTAGCGATCATTGAAAGAGGGAACTCTTTCGGATATACAGATTTAATCGTTGATTATAGAGGTATTCCAACGATGAGACAATATGCGCCTGTTATTCTGGATGTTACGCATTCTCTACAACAGCCTAATCAAAACTCTGGTGTTACAGGAGGAAGACCGGACTTAATTGAAACCATTGCTAAAGCAGGAATTGCTGTTGGAGCAGATGGACTTTTTATAGAAACACATCCTACACCAGAAACTGCATTATCTGATGGAGCCAACATGTTAAGATTAGATTTATTAGAAGATTTGTTACAAAAATTAACAAGAATTAGAGAATCGATTTTGTAG
- a CDS encoding aminotransferase class I/II-fold pyridoxal phosphate-dependent enzyme gives MDIFDRIKENPGPLGQFADYGEGYFIFPRLEGPIGPRMQFQGREVIFWSANDYLGLCNHPEVLEADAKAAAQYGMFYPMGARAMSGETEQHLQLEKELADFVQKESAYLLNFGYQGMVSTIDALVSRNDVIVYDVDSHACIVDGVRLHAGKRFTYRHNDIESLEKNLQRATKVAQETGGGILVVTEGVFGMRGQQGKLKEICDLKSKYNFRLLVDDAHGFGTLGETGAGAGEEQGCQDQIDVYFSTFAKSMAGFGAFIAGDKDIIRYLKFNLRSQIFAKSLTMPMVIGGLKRLELLRTKPEIKAKLWENTHKLQNGLKERGFNIGDSNTCVTPVMMQGTPVEATLLVKDLRENYRIFTSVVVYPVIPKGMILLRLIPTASHTDSEINETLAAFEAIHDKLMSGHYKEQAESYLKENNIQFKEI, from the coding sequence TTGGATATTTTTGACAGAATAAAAGAAAATCCAGGACCTCTTGGACAATTTGCAGATTATGGCGAAGGTTATTTTATTTTCCCAAGACTGGAAGGCCCTATCGGACCTAGAATGCAGTTTCAGGGAAGAGAAGTAATCTTCTGGAGTGCTAATGATTATTTGGGATTGTGTAATCATCCTGAAGTATTAGAAGCTGATGCAAAAGCTGCTGCTCAATACGGGATGTTTTATCCAATGGGAGCAAGAGCAATGTCTGGAGAAACAGAACAGCACTTACAGTTAGAAAAAGAACTTGCTGACTTTGTTCAAAAAGAATCCGCTTATTTATTAAATTTTGGTTACCAGGGAATGGTATCCACTATTGATGCATTGGTTAGCAGAAATGATGTTATTGTATATGATGTAGATTCTCACGCTTGCATTGTAGACGGTGTAAGACTTCATGCTGGAAAAAGATTTACATACAGACACAATGATATTGAAAGTCTGGAAAAAAACCTTCAGAGAGCGACAAAAGTAGCTCAGGAAACAGGAGGAGGTATTTTAGTAGTTACTGAAGGTGTTTTCGGAATGAGAGGCCAACAGGGAAAACTTAAAGAAATCTGTGACCTGAAATCAAAATATAATTTCAGACTATTAGTAGATGATGCTCATGGATTCGGAACTCTTGGTGAAACAGGGGCCGGGGCTGGTGAAGAACAGGGATGTCAGGATCAGATTGATGTATACTTCTCTACTTTTGCTAAATCAATGGCAGGATTTGGAGCTTTCATCGCAGGAGACAAAGACATCATCAGATATCTAAAATTCAATTTAAGATCTCAAATTTTTGCAAAATCTCTTACCATGCCAATGGTAATTGGAGGTTTGAAAAGATTAGAGCTTTTAAGAACAAAGCCTGAGATCAAAGCTAAATTATGGGAAAACACTCATAAATTACAAAATGGTCTTAAAGAAAGAGGTTTCAATATTGGAGACAGCAATACGTGTGTAACTCCGGTAATGATGCAGGGAACTCCTGTAGAAGCAACTCTTTTAGTAAAAGATTTAAGAGAAAACTATAGAATATTTACATCTGTTGTTGTTTATCCGGTAATTCCTAAAGGAATGATCCTATTAAGATTAATTCCTACCGCATCTCATACTGATTCTGAGATCAATGAAACTCTTGCCGCTTTTGAAGCAATTCACGACAAATTAATGAGTGGACATTATAAAGAACAGGCTGAGAGCTATCTTAAAGAAAATAATATTCAGTTTAAAGAAATTTAA
- a CDS encoding glycosyltransferase family 117 protein has product MKNWTFRQWNTVLGWVIFVIAFFTYLSTIEPKLSFWDCGEYISSAVKLEVTHAPGAALFQIVGAVAAIFALGKGENYSIVINAMSAMFSAFTILFLFWTITHFVRRLLNKDFEEVTKHQEISILFAGVIGALCFTFSDTFWFSAVEGEVYSMASMFIALLVWLITKWENEYSAADNERWIILIFFIVGLSVGVHMMCMLSIPAICLVYYTRNYKFTWKNFIWANLITLGILIIVFKIIFPLIMTMFGKLEIFFVNGLGLPFHSGTIVAFILMIVLCYLIIKYARRSKKNVYQTVALSVVYMMIGFSCWMVIPIRANANPPMNLNDPDTAIGMLDYYNREQYGDWPTIYGQNYTAFLDANGIEKNEDGSFKTQKTGEIFEKDEKTGTYRKTGDRFNYVFSKSQVSLMPRMFNEDKAVMANYISMYGAPDFTFNYGNEDVADNPQAKQIFEELRKKYEDKSITAADYLKVKPYDLITVQKPSLAQNMDYFITFQNGYYFVRYLLWNYVGRQNDLEGNMENTKGNWISGFSFIDNALWGNQDKMPAKFKNESTVAFFFLPLILGLIGFFFQLNRDFGRFYAILSLFVITSVGIVFYTGVKPFEPRERDYAMVGSFYAFAIWIGLGAGAILWFVQSKIKSNAANIIAGIVLLGVPFMMGFQNYNVHDRSNRYTAYDYSYSVLKSLPKEDILFVYGDNDTYPVWGLQETENFRDDVKVVNFTLLSTPWNIDQVKRKTYNANPIPSQLTHEDYRDGVNDQIYLMKKEDWQNIFSNLQEQGAPSTEFQSFKKYLTQDSITLKEAINFIKMKSPEKDEVLKMIFGEARYEKYNFLPVSKFILPVNKENALKAGIINQADLPNTVNQIMIDYKANTLYKNNLIMFDILANFDWKRPINFSSGGIYDSENIFYLDDYLQLDGFSYRLIPIHTPPNSDGDMGRVDANSLYNVVKNFKWGNFKDLNAHFDETATSNIISYRSAASRAAAALSLNGQKAKAVELLDLAAKEIPVEKYNDPRSLSSIVYGYIVAGQEQKGLKLAETLKKGIFEEYDYYLSLTPSEQRYLRRQMGSKPMEYSLVVSSVTNAYKAIGQKDKAYDYLVKSIEPIDKKFNVFVKDLQQMGKEKAMSESENVQKITPFYQYLFDIMEPFDSTYSKEKENQITTAIMKATQ; this is encoded by the coding sequence ATGAAAAACTGGACTTTTAGGCAATGGAACACCGTTTTAGGGTGGGTTATTTTCGTCATTGCATTTTTCACGTACTTATCAACGATAGAACCTAAGCTTAGTTTTTGGGATTGTGGTGAGTATATTTCTTCAGCAGTTAAATTAGAAGTAACGCACGCTCCTGGAGCTGCTTTATTTCAAATTGTGGGCGCAGTAGCGGCCATTTTTGCATTAGGAAAAGGTGAAAATTATTCTATTGTCATCAATGCGATGTCCGCAATGTTCAGCGCGTTTACTATTTTATTTTTGTTCTGGACGATTACTCATTTTGTGAGAAGGCTTTTGAACAAAGATTTTGAAGAAGTAACCAAACATCAGGAAATTTCTATTTTATTTGCTGGGGTAATTGGAGCTTTATGCTTTACATTCTCGGATACCTTCTGGTTTTCTGCGGTAGAAGGAGAAGTATATTCTATGGCCTCGATGTTTATTGCGCTTTTGGTCTGGCTGATTACAAAATGGGAAAATGAATACAGTGCTGCGGATAATGAGAGATGGATTATTCTTATTTTCTTTATTGTAGGACTTTCTGTAGGGGTACACATGATGTGTATGTTATCAATTCCTGCTATTTGCTTAGTATACTACACCCGAAATTATAAATTTACCTGGAAAAATTTTATCTGGGCTAACTTAATTACACTTGGAATTCTGATCATTGTATTTAAAATTATCTTCCCATTGATCATGACGATGTTTGGGAAACTTGAAATATTCTTTGTTAATGGTTTAGGACTTCCTTTCCACTCAGGAACTATCGTAGCGTTTATTCTTATGATTGTCCTTTGTTATTTAATTATTAAATATGCGAGAAGAAGTAAAAAAAATGTTTATCAAACGGTTGCATTATCTGTAGTTTATATGATGATAGGTTTTTCATGTTGGATGGTAATTCCGATCAGAGCCAATGCAAATCCACCAATGAACCTTAATGATCCGGATACAGCAATTGGTATGCTGGATTATTATAACAGAGAGCAGTATGGAGACTGGCCAACGATTTACGGACAGAACTATACAGCATTCCTTGATGCAAATGGAATTGAAAAAAATGAAGATGGAAGTTTTAAAACACAGAAAACAGGAGAGATCTTCGAAAAAGATGAAAAAACGGGGACCTACAGAAAAACAGGAGATCGTTTTAATTATGTATTCAGTAAATCCCAGGTAAGTTTAATGCCAAGGATGTTTAATGAAGATAAAGCAGTAATGGCTAATTACATTTCAATGTACGGAGCACCTGACTTTACTTTTAACTATGGAAATGAAGATGTAGCAGATAATCCTCAGGCTAAACAGATTTTTGAAGAACTAAGAAAGAAATACGAAGATAAATCTATTACCGCAGCAGATTATTTAAAAGTAAAACCATATGATCTTATTACGGTTCAGAAGCCTTCTCTGGCTCAGAATATGGACTACTTTATTACTTTTCAGAACGGATATTACTTTGTAAGATACCTGTTGTGGAACTATGTGGGTAGACAGAATGATCTGGAAGGAAATATGGAAAATACAAAAGGAAACTGGATTTCAGGTTTTTCTTTTATTGACAATGCTTTGTGGGGTAATCAGGATAAAATGCCTGCTAAGTTCAAAAATGAAAGTACGGTTGCCTTTTTCTTCTTACCGTTGATCTTGGGATTAATAGGTTTCTTCTTTCAGCTTAACAGAGACTTTGGAAGGTTCTACGCTATATTATCATTATTTGTGATCACAAGTGTTGGAATCGTCTTTTATACGGGAGTAAAACCTTTTGAACCAAGAGAGAGAGATTATGCTATGGTGGGCTCCTTCTACGCATTTGCCATTTGGATAGGTTTAGGTGCAGGAGCTATCTTGTGGTTTGTACAATCTAAAATTAAATCCAACGCTGCGAATATTATTGCAGGGATCGTTTTATTGGGAGTACCTTTTATGATGGGATTCCAGAATTATAATGTACACGATAGGAGTAACAGATATACTGCCTATGATTATTCATACTCAGTGTTAAAATCCTTACCTAAAGAAGATATCTTATTTGTGTATGGAGATAATGATACGTATCCGGTTTGGGGACTTCAGGAAACAGAAAACTTCCGTGATGATGTAAAAGTAGTTAACTTTACTCTTTTATCCACTCCATGGAATATTGATCAGGTAAAGAGAAAGACATATAATGCGAATCCTATTCCTAGTCAGTTAACACATGAGGATTACAGAGATGGAGTGAATGATCAGATCTATCTGATGAAAAAAGAGGACTGGCAAAATATTTTCAGTAACCTTCAGGAACAGGGAGCTCCTTCAACAGAATTCCAATCCTTTAAAAAATACCTTACACAGGATTCTATTACCCTTAAAGAAGCAATCAATTTCATTAAGATGAAATCCCCTGAAAAGGATGAAGTACTGAAAATGATATTTGGTGAAGCACGTTATGAGAAATACAATTTTCTACCGGTAAGCAAATTTATTCTACCTGTTAATAAAGAGAATGCCTTAAAAGCAGGAATCATTAATCAGGCTGATTTACCAAATACGGTGAATCAGATCATGATCGATTATAAAGCGAATACACTCTATAAAAATAATCTGATAATGTTTGATATTCTTGCCAACTTCGATTGGAAAAGACCGATTAATTTCTCTTCTGGAGGAATCTATGACAGTGAGAATATTTTCTATTTAGATGATTATCTTCAATTGGATGGTTTCAGTTATCGTTTGATTCCTATTCATACACCTCCAAATTCTGATGGTGATATGGGTAGAGTAGATGCCAATTCACTATATAATGTGGTGAAAAACTTCAAATGGGGTAATTTTAAAGATCTTAATGCTCATTTTGATGAAACCGCTACTTCTAATATTATCAGCTACAGAAGTGCTGCAAGTAGAGCAGCAGCTGCTCTTTCTCTAAATGGCCAAAAAGCTAAAGCGGTTGAATTATTGGATCTTGCAGCAAAAGAAATTCCTGTAGAAAAGTATAATGATCCCCGTTCATTAAGTTCTATCGTTTATGGATATATTGTGGCAGGTCAGGAGCAGAAAGGATTGAAACTGGCAGAAACACTTAAGAAAGGAATTTTTGAAGAATATGATTATTATTTAAGCCTTACTCCAAGTGAGCAAAGATATCTGAGAAGACAAATGGGGTCCAAACCAATGGAATATTCTCTTGTTGTTTCATCTGTTACTAATGCCTACAAAGCGATCGGACAAAAAGATAAAGCCTATGACTATCTTGTGAAATCGATAGAGCCAATTGATAAAAAGTTCAATGTGTTCGTAAAAGATCTTCAACAGATGGGTAAAGAGAAGGCAATGAGTGAATCTGAAAATGTACAGAAGATCACACCATTCTATCAGTACTTATTTGATATCATGGAACCTTTTGATTCTACTTATTCAAAAGAAAAGGAAAATCAGATTACTACAGCCATTATGAAAGCAACACAATAG
- a CDS encoding PLP-dependent cysteine synthase family protein yields the protein MSNVYDNILGLIGNTPMVKLNTVTKDIPATVYAKLESYNPGHSTKDRIALHIIENAEKKGLLKEDSVIVETTSGNTGFSLAMVCIIKGYKCILAVSDKTKPEKIAYLKALGAVVYVCPANVAANDPRSYYEVAKRVASETPNSVYINQYFNELNIDAHYQTTGPEIWEQTEGKITHLFACTGTGGTLSGSGKFLKEKNPDIKIIGVDADGSILKSYHETGKINKEDVHPYQIEGMGKNLIPAALLFDKVDEFVRVNDEMSAYRTREIALKEAIMGGYTTGAVTQALIQYAQSHEFSKDDLVVLIYPDHGSRYITKVYSDKWMAEQGFVNNCVHNYDEVFKTEFIK from the coding sequence ATGAGTAATGTTTACGATAATATCCTTGGCCTTATAGGAAATACTCCTATGGTGAAGCTAAATACTGTAACGAAAGATATTCCTGCAACTGTTTATGCCAAGTTAGAATCATATAATCCTGGACATTCCACTAAAGATAGAATCGCACTTCATATTATAGAAAACGCTGAGAAGAAAGGTTTATTAAAAGAAGATTCTGTAATTGTAGAGACCACTTCCGGAAACACTGGATTCTCTCTTGCAATGGTTTGCATCATCAAAGGATACAAATGCATTCTTGCTGTAAGTGACAAAACAAAACCGGAGAAGATTGCCTATCTGAAAGCACTTGGTGCTGTGGTATATGTCTGTCCTGCGAATGTAGCAGCAAATGACCCGAGATCTTATTATGAAGTGGCAAAAAGAGTTGCTTCAGAAACGCCTAATTCCGTTTATATCAATCAGTATTTTAATGAGCTGAATATTGATGCCCATTACCAAACTACAGGACCGGAGATTTGGGAGCAGACGGAGGGAAAAATAACCCATCTTTTTGCTTGTACCGGAACTGGCGGAACTTTATCGGGATCAGGAAAATTTTTGAAAGAAAAAAATCCAGATATCAAAATTATCGGAGTAGATGCAGATGGTTCTATTCTGAAAAGTTATCATGAAACTGGAAAAATTAATAAAGAAGATGTTCATCCTTACCAGATTGAAGGAATGGGAAAAAACCTGATTCCTGCTGCTTTGCTTTTTGACAAAGTAGATGAATTCGTAAGGGTAAACGATGAAATGTCTGCATATAGAACTCGTGAAATAGCATTAAAGGAAGCCATCATGGGTGGTTATACAACAGGAGCTGTGACACAGGCATTGATACAGTATGCACAATCTCACGAATTTTCAAAAGACGATCTTGTTGTTTTAATATATCCGGATCACGGATCAAGATATATCACTAAAGTATATAGTGACAAATGGATGGCTGAGCAAGGTTTTGTAAATAATTGTGTACACAATTACGATGAAGTTTTTAAAACAGAATTCATTAAATAG
- a CDS encoding TonB-dependent receptor plug domain-containing protein — protein sequence MKKLVLPLSLMVPMLVFSQTKKKDTTKVTDIEEVVFQKKVVGRTTDLSTVKISAKDAKNVASISGGIEGILKTLPSVNSNTELSSQYMVRGGNYDENLIYINDIEIYRPFLIRNSQQEGLSIINPDMVSTVNFSAGGFEPRFGDKMSSALNIYYREPEKFELSGEASLIGGRLTAGLASKNKKLTALFSGRYRNTNLVLNTLKEDTNFNPTYWDFQSYINYHINPKLSLSFVGYYSKNDYEMIPKERSVDFGSLQRPLNLTVFYAGKENDKYKNMMGTLSMNYKPSDQWKFTLDAFAYQNREREYYSIQSQYILQTFDPITGAPLTTYDTGGQIDHARNDLFVRTYGTQLRGRFSPNVNTDIEVGFKFEKENLKDLTNEWKLVDSAGYSTPVAIDDPRFGTPGDLKLFYRIAGQNAIEPTRLSAYAQYSQKFYWGTKKVFINAGARVSHWSFNNETIFSPRVQFAVKPDWETDMLFRLSGGVYYQAPFYKEIKDLDGNFNNTIKSQRSLQVILANDYEFQMYDRPFKLTTEAYYKKMDDLIPYYMDNVRIRYSGNNNATGYAYGIDTRLFGEFVPGIDSWLSASYARVYENIDGKGNIPRPTDQRLRFAMFYQDYMPQYPSMRVNLTLTYAMGLPTGAPIILDQNGAPDVNAAYQYQRTLPSYKRVDIGLSKVFIDSKDKKQKYGFWGNFEELILGVQVFNAFNIRNTVANQWITDANTNFMYPVPVRLTGRFFNVKLEFKIK from the coding sequence TTGAAAAAACTAGTTTTACCACTGAGCCTTATGGTTCCCATGTTAGTGTTCTCTCAAACAAAAAAGAAAGATACTACAAAAGTCACAGATATTGAGGAAGTCGTGTTCCAGAAAAAAGTCGTAGGACGAACAACTGACCTTAGTACTGTAAAAATTTCAGCTAAAGACGCTAAAAATGTTGCTAGTATTTCCGGAGGAATAGAAGGGATCCTTAAAACCCTGCCATCCGTAAACTCCAACACAGAGCTTTCTTCGCAATATATGGTTCGTGGTGGAAACTATGATGAAAACCTTATTTATATTAATGATATTGAAATTTACAGACCTTTCCTGATTAGAAATTCTCAACAGGAGGGATTGAGTATCATTAATCCGGATATGGTGTCAACAGTTAATTTCTCGGCAGGAGGTTTTGAACCAAGATTTGGAGATAAAATGTCTTCTGCTTTAAATATCTATTATCGGGAACCCGAAAAATTTGAGCTTTCAGGAGAAGCAAGTTTAATTGGTGGAAGATTGACTGCAGGTTTAGCTTCAAAGAATAAAAAACTGACAGCCTTATTTTCTGGAAGATACAGAAATACAAACCTTGTTCTGAATACTTTGAAAGAAGATACTAACTTTAATCCTACTTATTGGGATTTCCAGTCTTATATCAACTATCATATCAATCCGAAGCTAAGTCTCTCATTCGTAGGATACTATTCTAAGAATGATTACGAAATGATCCCCAAAGAAAGAAGTGTTGATTTTGGAAGTCTTCAAAGACCTCTTAATCTAACTGTTTTTTATGCTGGAAAAGAAAATGACAAGTATAAAAACATGATGGGAACTCTTTCTATGAACTACAAACCATCGGATCAATGGAAGTTCACCTTGGATGCTTTTGCGTACCAAAACCGTGAAAGAGAATATTATTCTATACAATCTCAATATATACTACAGACCTTTGATCCTATCACAGGAGCACCTCTTACAACATATGATACAGGAGGACAAATAGATCATGCAAGAAATGACCTTTTTGTAAGGACTTATGGAACACAGCTCAGAGGACGTTTTTCACCTAATGTAAACACAGATATTGAAGTTGGATTTAAATTTGAAAAAGAAAATCTGAAAGATCTTACCAATGAATGGAAATTGGTAGACTCTGCGGGATATAGTACTCCGGTAGCTATTGATGATCCAAGATTTGGAACTCCTGGAGATCTTAAATTATTCTATAGAATAGCTGGTCAAAATGCCATTGAACCCACAAGGTTATCTGCTTACGCACAATATTCACAGAAATTTTACTGGGGAACGAAAAAAGTTTTCATTAATGCTGGAGCAAGAGTTTCTCACTGGAGTTTTAATAATGAGACTATTTTCTCTCCACGTGTACAATTTGCTGTTAAACCTGATTGGGAAACTGATATGCTTTTCAGGCTTTCAGGAGGGGTATATTATCAGGCACCTTTCTACAAAGAAATTAAAGATCTGGATGGAAACTTTAACAATACAATAAAATCTCAGCGTTCGTTACAGGTGATTTTAGCGAATGATTATGAATTCCAGATGTATGACCGTCCATTTAAATTGACGACAGAAGCTTACTATAAAAAAATGGATGATCTTATTCCATACTACATGGATAATGTAAGAATCCGTTATTCTGGTAATAATAATGCTACTGGTTATGCTTATGGAATTGATACCAGATTATTTGGTGAATTTGTACCAGGGATCGATTCTTGGTTATCTGCAAGTTATGCCAGAGTGTATGAAAATATTGATGGGAAAGGAAATATTCCAAGACCTACCGATCAAAGGTTAAGGTTTGCGATGTTCTATCAGGATTATATGCCTCAATATCCTTCAATGAGGGTGAATCTTACACTAACTTATGCAATGGGACTACCAACTGGAGCACCAATTATATTAGACCAGAATGGTGCGCCTGACGTAAATGCTGCTTATCAATATCAGAGAACATTACCTTCCTATAAAAGAGTGGATATCGGGTTGTCTAAAGTATTTATCGATTCTAAAGATAAAAAGCAGAAATATGGATTCTGGGGCAATTTTGAAGAATTAATTTTGGGAGTACAGGTTTTCAATGCATTTAATATTAGAAATACAGTAGCCAATCAATGGATTACAGATGCGAATACCAATTTTATGTATCCTGTTCCAGTTCGATTAACAGGAAGATTCTTTAATGTGAAACTTGAATTTAAGATTAAATAA
- a CDS encoding DUF1697 domain-containing protein — translation MKYCAFLRGVNVKGTNMKMVDVCKVFKDAGMENVSSILASGNIVFSSEKNVSDLKKILEKSMSEYFSYEAFLFIKSLKEIENFWSGNPFEKNENFHSYTFVGNKGVEAVLMKEFEESSKVENEKGEIINDIFYWQVPKGNTLDSSFGKILGKKSMKDQFTSRNINTFEKILKKMNS, via the coding sequence ATGAAATACTGTGCTTTTCTTAGAGGTGTCAATGTAAAAGGAACAAATATGAAAATGGTTGATGTCTGCAAGGTTTTTAAAGATGCAGGAATGGAAAATGTAAGTTCTATTTTGGCATCAGGAAATATTGTTTTTTCTTCAGAGAAGAATGTATCCGATTTAAAGAAAATTCTTGAGAAATCAATGTCGGAGTATTTTTCTTACGAAGCTTTTTTGTTTATTAAATCTTTAAAAGAGATAGAGAATTTCTGGAGTGGAAACCCTTTTGAAAAAAATGAAAATTTCCATAGTTATACTTTTGTTGGAAATAAAGGAGTAGAAGCGGTTTTAATGAAAGAATTTGAAGAGTCTTCTAAGGTTGAAAATGAAAAAGGAGAAATCATTAATGATATTTTTTACTGGCAGGTTCCTAAAGGAAATACGTTAGATTCCAGCTTTGGTAAAATTTTAGGTAAAAAAAGCATGAAAGACCAGTTTACAAGCAGAAATATCAATACTTTTGAAAAGATTTTAAAAAAAATGAATTCTTAA